The DNA window atctataaaggatctttgactattaggattgtaataatagataatcataacgtatctatatcttggtacatatagagtgttctatataattgagagtgctatttaatttcaaatctatagtggcgcaaggcagaagtaataagttagagaatttacttggtgaattatAGATCTagttattgaaagctcggttatataggcccatggactcatcactagttgagataatactacttgcagactcagttaattggttttaactaatcaattataattctaaaattagactatgtcttatttaagaattttcactaagcaagggcttaattgtgaagaaaagacgTTTTGGGGtcagtttattaattaagagactttttatggtctaattaataaataatataaatgaaaattttatttgataattaattatacttattaaataaatagttttggcatttataggattgaattggaaaatattattgaaagaaaaataagtggttggaaaaagtggcaaaattgtaactagaaagtggTCCTTTAAGTGGACGGCACTTAAGTGATTtcttgcccaatattttattcttttttagtccatataattcagccctaagccctagttgaaacactataaaaggaacatgatgctctcactcatccacttgatgccttcaaccaaatcaaacctagttttctatgtcagacaactagtagatgagagagttccttccataGTGATTTCAGTCTCCTTCATTGTTTTTCACCATATTCaaacccttagtgatagagtgccatgcccacacatagcaagtcaagtactcaatcatagtgagtaagacggtggtaaccgaatgttggaaattattttaccaggatcttagatctactcacaagtatgttgattaacaccctaaatatgaactttctaaaacgatgaaataaacacatataaagtttaggaaaccttacattgggtgcagcggaatataatgactccttccgttcagatatctagcccttgattcctttctgtagcagagcattatcaatatctgaacctggatctctttctctgaatctttgatgctgaaactccttcttgctgaaagtctttcttcacgatcttcctcactatgattgaggtatcacttgttgtgtgtgggcactactcatacactaagaatttcgaaattcaagagggaagagaaagaagaagtggcagctaaagatagggagagagaaaggctcaggtttttctctgaaggaaaaatagaaaatttaagtgtaattttcctgaagccttcactatctatttatagcattccactagggttaggtttgaattatttggcattaaaataatgaaaatatcagaggtaaattcctataaaagtggctggccctatactagtggatttgggcctcactttttgcaattttgcagttttatcttttctgcatctgattttctcaaaaacgccaattttctaattcaaccatttaaatgccaattctaactatttaataactataaataattattaaataatattgtcatttatcatatttattaattgaaccatacaaagtatcataattaacaaatatgcccctaaaactctttctttacaatttcgcccttacttagtgaaaaattcacaaatagacatagtctaatttgagaattataattgattaatcaaaaccaattacatgagtcttacaagcaatattatctcaactagtggggggaccatgggtctatataaccgagcttccaataagtagatcaagaatttaggactaaaattcactgacttattaattcttcgttgaatccacgcatagaacttagaattgcactctcagtatatagaatgctctatatgttccaccatatagacacatcattagttatccattgttataatcctactgtgatcactgatcctctatatgaatgatctacattgtaaagggattaaattaccgttacaccctacaatgtatttattccttaaaacacttgaccctgtataaatgatatttcagctaatgtgaaatgagtactccaccatttatgttcgtttggtcaagctcgaaggagatcatcctttgcttactattcgccagatagaagctatagattccatgtttatgctagcgctcccactcaattgcactaccgtgttcccaaaatgtacgtatcaccctgacctaaaagtaggcttaactaacaaatcaaagaacacgaatagcctttcaagattgagcctaatcataacaggattaagaacattgatctaggatcaactaggcgatattgacttgaatagatattacggtaagtttaataaatctaagtcaaagttcaatatcggtcccttccgatgcatactccatgcatccaacctgagctttactttaaccaatgctctggaaagaacatagcacttctccaaatgcaagtaaactctgttgtagattatcatatcagtaaaaccctatgtctgataaatctaggaaactttattcacatagtcatgtttactttccaatgtgttgacggcacaataaacaggatcaagtatgtgaaaagggtttcagatgaatttatacattatgtacatataatcatgaaataaatcatgtgatccatgcaacattaaatgttatttctgatctatattaataagtaaatctgattatattgaaatgagttttatttagggcataaaacccaacaccgaACCCgatggagagaaagagatctaggttcaaatcttgataatgctctgcgacagaaaggaatcaagggctagagatcttgaacggcatgagtcattatattccgctccaactaatgtaaggttttcttaaacccttatgtgtttaatttcattgttttagagatattcatatttaggatgttaatcaacatacatgttagtaaatctagatcctggtaaaatattccaaaCAGGCCAGCCCCaagtgtcaacctgggcactggCCCTGTTTTTGGTACCCAGGAAATGTTTTTTCTTTCGCAAAAGGacctattttcttatttttgatgaagacgaattgtcaacctgggcgctaggTGCTCGGGGCCCCCGGTGCTCAAAAATGAACTTGCTCTGATTACTATTCTGATACCTCAAATATGTCCGTCGTATGTCTAGTTGATGTTTCAATACAAGTTTTTACCCTTTTGCACTAAGACGGTCCCGAAAACTGAAACCCTAGTTAgatatgtcaacttgggcacagAGTGAAACCTTAGGTGCCCATGTTGGCTTCCGAGTTGCAGGTTCATGTCATTTTAGCTCCTCGAACTTGgattaggttactccatgtctTCATGGTACTAAATACTGAAAGATAGTAGGTTGGATTCAAGTTATTAAAGTCTGAACTTCCATCCCGGAGATCCCAAGTCAACCTAGACACAGGGCTAGGGTCCCCTTCCAGATCAACTGTTATGACTCAGGTTTATTCAACTCTGCGACGTCATCCTTCATGCCAcgtgtcaaacattgatgtccacGTCACCAGGGAAAGTTTTCGGATTAACACCGTGCTTAAAAAAAAACGGGTCGTGTCGTGCTGTGCCACAGAAAAATACGGGTCGTGCCAACATTTTCAAAGGGTAGGCTCGACACTGCCCATAGGCTCGGTAGTTTTCGTGTCGTGCTTGGATTCGTGTCATGCTTTTCTTGTGTTGGCCCGTATTTCTAAAATAGGCCAGCTCGTTTTCATATCCGAGCTTAAATTCGTACTttactttttcatatatttttttacaattacTAAAGTATATGTAAATTTTATAGCTTTAGTTGTATTTATATAACTTCTTAACAATATTTTAcaaataatcatataaaaaattattagtattattaaaaattaaatatttacttataaatattcaattttttatatcACACTCtataaataaatcaatatataatCTTAGTTTGTCGTGCtttaatagttttatttatagaactataatattcatttttatatttaaattttattattattttaacatatttttaattgataaattcATATCTAGAATTTGATCTGtttctaccaaaaaaaaaaaaacctacttATTTTCTCCCTTTTACAAGATAAATACTATCTTATTCTTTTGTAACTGTTAGTTAATTAGCAAAGGTCTCTACACGTAATTAATTAAGCAAAGACCAAAACTGCCATTCTATAGCTCAAATAGTGACAACTTTGGTAATGATGCCATTCTCTACTCAAACTTACCGTTTCATGCAACTCTCCAAACAAAGCCATGATGAGAGGGTCTTTCCTCATGACCCCTACTCCCACCATTACTCCCATAAATAGGTATAGCCATTGCCATACTATTTCACATTTCACACACTTATTCACTTCTCTATCTATTTTGCAGATCCCATTTCTGAATTTCTCTTTCTGCCTCCCTAAAAAAATGGTGGCCTTTAACCATTCTCAACAGCTCGTTTACTTCTATCGCTCCAAGCAAGAGCAGGTCGCTcctcatatatttatatatatagcttgTAATTCTGTGTATAACATAATGTGTTAATGTGCATTTTGTTATTACAAGATTTAAGAAAAAGAATAACTTATATTGGTGTTGTGTGGCAGGGTATATTGGATTCCGACTTTGATCTTCTTGAAACTTGTCGAGTTGAAGGAAATCCTCTTTTTCTTtcagaaattattgatttcttCATAAAGGATACTGATGAAAAGATGGAAGAACTTACCAgatttatgtatattttatatatcttttttcactaaaaatatatatatttcatactTAATTTTTGGTTAATACCACTATGATATGATTACTTTTATATTATAGAGCTCATTAATTTTTGGTCAGGTCGGTGGAAACTGATGATTTCAACTTTAGCAAAATTGATCAAGTTGCTCACAACATCAAGGGATGTTCTGCTAGGTAATTTAAACTTTTGACTATTGTAATATATCTTTCTTCTCTATAGTTTTAGTTATCACCCCAAACGTAGCTATATATTGTTGATGTGCTTGTTACAAAgtaatatagtatatatataaatatatatgtttaaataGACACTGTTAATTTTTTCATATGAGTTATCATAATTCCTTTAtatattaagtaattaatttattagGGATTTTCTTGTACCCACGTAGCTAACAAAATAATGATCATATACAACTcaaataattgtaatttttttggaaaataaaCATATGTAATTTATCGGATATATCGTGTTTATTAATGAAGTTATATCCAAATCATAACTATAATATTGAAAAGTAGCAACGAACTAatatatttttcgaaaataaacatATCTAATTTGTCGCATATGAATATACATACCCTTAATCG is part of the Cannabis sativa cultivar Pink pepper isolate KNU-18-1 chromosome 5, ASM2916894v1, whole genome shotgun sequence genome and encodes:
- the LOC115717739 gene encoding histidine-containing phosphotransfer protein 2-like, whose protein sequence is MVAFNHSQQLVYFYRSKQEQGILDSDFDLLETCRVEGNPLFLSEIIDFFIKDTDEKMEELTRFMSVETDDFNFSKIDQVAHNIKGCSASIGGCRVALACQEFHQACNHKSKEECLSIFRKVKQEYKILHDTLTQMRQMDKAKHGGGSSSSEN